Proteins from a genomic interval of Uloborus diversus isolate 005 chromosome 4, Udiv.v.3.1, whole genome shotgun sequence:
- the LOC129219684 gene encoding macrophage migration inhibitory factor-like, translating into MPTFTINTNVPSEKVPSGFLKSTAELVADVLKKPISYVVVHIHPDQMMSWGGTSEPCAFATLGSIGSLGKKQNVAISERLFPHIKENLGINPDRMYINFVDYERANVGYSGTTFAEL; encoded by the exons atgccTACATTTACAATTAATACCAATGTCCCTTCGGAAAAAGTACCAAGTGGATTTTTAAAAAGCACTGCAGAATTGGTTGCAGATGTTCTCAAGAAGCCTATTTCg tatGTAGTTGTTCACATACATCCAGATCAGATGATGTCTTGGGGTGGAACATCTGAACCATGTGCTTTTGCAACTTTAGGAAGTATTGGCAGCTTGGGAAAAAAACAGAATGTTGCCATATCTGAAAGGTTATTCCCTCATATCAAAGAAAATCTTGGGATTAATCCTGACAG GATGTACATCAATTTTGTGGATTATGAACGAGCTAATGTTGGTTATTCTGGAACCACTTTTGCTGAACTGTAa